A single region of the Nomia melanderi isolate GNS246 chromosome 12, iyNomMela1, whole genome shotgun sequence genome encodes:
- the hpo gene encoding serine/threonine-protein kinase hippo isoform X6, translated as MSSKSELKKLSEESLTRQPEEVFDIICKLGEGSYGSVYKALHKESGQVLAIKQVPVDTDLQEIIKEISIMQQCDSPYVVKYYGSYFKNTDLWIVMEYCGAGSVSDIMRLRKKTLQEDEIATILSDTLKGLEYLHLRRKIHRDIKAGNILLNNEGHAKLADFGVAGQLTDTMAKRNTVIGTPFWMAPEVIQEIGYDCVADIWSLGITALEMAEGKPPYGDIHPMRAIFMIPTKPPPSFREPDQWSPEFIDFVSGCLVKNPEERSTATELLNHEFIGNAKQPSILSQMIAEAHEIREKQSAHRAHVINNVAIKNQNQTEDSDEEDCSGTMKPLPEDTGTLVPSHDLPDTGTLVSAMLDLGTMVINSDTDTEATMKRHNTGSVESGKKYRPLFLDHFDKKEAPEIGKGNGQILGAHNPDNESKLELRSPSESQRFQSHLQLQLNQISHPVQEQPHNNISKFQNVFTERDFDFLKFLSYEELQQRMANLDAEMEREIDELRRRYQTKRQPILDAMDTKRKRQQNF; from the exons ATGTCTTCGAAGAg TGAATTAAAAAAGTTGTCAGAGGAAAGCTTAACAAGACAACCAGAAGAAGTATTTGACATAATATGCAAGTTAGGAGAGGG ATCCTATGGATCGGTTTACAAAGCATTGCATAAAGAAAGTGGACAGGTACTTGCCATCAAACAAGTACCTGTCGATACGGACTTgcaagaaattataaaagaaatttctatCATGCAACAGTGTGATTCCCCATATGTGGTTAAATATTATGGAAGCTACTTTAAGAACACTGATTTATGG ATTGTAATGGAATATTGTGGAGCTGGATCTGTTAGCGATATTATGAGGTTACGGAAGAAAACTTTGCAAGAAGATGAAATAGCAACAATTCTCAGTGATACCTTGAAGGGTTTAGAGTATCTTCATTTAAGAAGAAAGATACATAGAGATATTAAAGCAGGAAATATCTTGCTTAATAATGAAGGGCATGCAAAACTAGCGGATTTTGGTGTAGCTGGACAGTTAACT GATACAATGGCGAAACGTAATACAGTGATAGGGACTCCATTCTGGATGGCTCCAGaagttattcaagaaattggaTACGATTGTGTCGCAGACATATGGTCCCTTGGTATAACTGCATTAGAAATGGCAGAGGGAAAACCACCGTATGGTGATATACATCCAATGAGAGCAATATTTATGATTCCAACTAAACCTCCGCCTAGCTTTAGAGAACCAGACCAGTGGAGTCCTGAATTTATCGATTTTGTCAGTGGGTGCCTTGTTAAAAATCCAGAAGAAAGATCTACTGCTACTGAGCTTTTGAATCACGAATTTATAG GTAATGCCAAACAGCCCAGTATTCTAAGTCAGATGATTGCAGAAGCTCATGAAATACGAGAAAAGCAAAGCGCACATCGTGCTCACGTTATTAATAATGTTGCAATAAAGAACCAAAATCAGACTGAAGACTCG GATGAAGAAGACTGTAGCGGGACAATGAAACCTTTACCAGAGGATACAGGAACTTTAGTACCAAGTCATGATCTTCCAGATACGGGAACGCTTGTTTCTGCAATGTTAGACTTGGGAACAATGGTTATTAATAGCGATACGGATACTGAAGCAACTATGAAAC GTCATAATACAGGGTCAGTTGAATCCGGTAAAAAGTATCGGCCATTATTTTTAGATCATTTTGATAAAAAAGAAGCACCTGAAATAGGAAAG GGTAATGGACAAATTCTTGGAGCACATAATCCAGATAATGAAAGTAAACTAGAATTACGAAGTCCTTCAGAATCTCAAAGGTTTCAAAGTCACCTACAACTACAGCTTAACCAGATTTCCCATCCCGTGCAAGAACAACCGCATAATAACATATCTAAGTTTCAAAATGTCTTCACGGAACGTGATTTCGATTTC CTGAAGTTTCTCTCATACGAGGAACTACAGCAACGAATGGCTAATTTGGACGCAGAAATGGAGCGGGAAATTGACGAGTTAAGAAGAAGGTATCAAACGAAGAGACAGCCGATCCTTGATGCTATGGATACCAAACGGAAACGTCAACAAAACTTCTAA
- the hpo gene encoding serine/threonine-protein kinase hippo isoform X3, with amino-acid sequence MSSKSELKKLSEESLTRQPEEVFDIICKLGEGSYGSVYKALHKESGQVLAIKQVPVDTDLQEIIKEISIMQQCDSPYVVKYYGSYFKNTDLWIVMEYCGAGSVSDIMRLRKKTLQEDEIATILSDTLKGLEYLHLRRKIHRDIKAGNILLNNEGHAKLADFGVAGQLTDTMAKRNTVIGTPFWMAPEVIQEIGYDCVADIWSLGITALEMAEGKPPYGDIHPMRAIFMIPTKPPPSFREPDQWSPEFIDFVSGCLVKNPEERSTATELLNHEFIGNAKQPSILSQMIAEAHEIREKQSAHRAHVINNVAIKNQNQTEDSDEEDCSGTMKPLPEDTGTLVPSHDLPDTGTLVSAMLDLGTMVINSDTDTEATMKRHNTGSVESGKKYRPLFLDHFDKKEAPEIGKGNGQILGAHNPDNESKLELRSPSESQRFQSHLQLQLNQISHPVQEQPHNNISKFQNVFTERDFDFINNHLLQLKFLSYEELQQRMANLDAEMEREIDELRRRYQTKRQPILDAMDTKRKRQQNF; translated from the exons ATGTCTTCGAAGAg TGAATTAAAAAAGTTGTCAGAGGAAAGCTTAACAAGACAACCAGAAGAAGTATTTGACATAATATGCAAGTTAGGAGAGGG ATCCTATGGATCGGTTTACAAAGCATTGCATAAAGAAAGTGGACAGGTACTTGCCATCAAACAAGTACCTGTCGATACGGACTTgcaagaaattataaaagaaatttctatCATGCAACAGTGTGATTCCCCATATGTGGTTAAATATTATGGAAGCTACTTTAAGAACACTGATTTATGG ATTGTAATGGAATATTGTGGAGCTGGATCTGTTAGCGATATTATGAGGTTACGGAAGAAAACTTTGCAAGAAGATGAAATAGCAACAATTCTCAGTGATACCTTGAAGGGTTTAGAGTATCTTCATTTAAGAAGAAAGATACATAGAGATATTAAAGCAGGAAATATCTTGCTTAATAATGAAGGGCATGCAAAACTAGCGGATTTTGGTGTAGCTGGACAGTTAACT GATACAATGGCGAAACGTAATACAGTGATAGGGACTCCATTCTGGATGGCTCCAGaagttattcaagaaattggaTACGATTGTGTCGCAGACATATGGTCCCTTGGTATAACTGCATTAGAAATGGCAGAGGGAAAACCACCGTATGGTGATATACATCCAATGAGAGCAATATTTATGATTCCAACTAAACCTCCGCCTAGCTTTAGAGAACCAGACCAGTGGAGTCCTGAATTTATCGATTTTGTCAGTGGGTGCCTTGTTAAAAATCCAGAAGAAAGATCTACTGCTACTGAGCTTTTGAATCACGAATTTATAG GTAATGCCAAACAGCCCAGTATTCTAAGTCAGATGATTGCAGAAGCTCATGAAATACGAGAAAAGCAAAGCGCACATCGTGCTCACGTTATTAATAATGTTGCAATAAAGAACCAAAATCAGACTGAAGACTCG GATGAAGAAGACTGTAGCGGGACAATGAAACCTTTACCAGAGGATACAGGAACTTTAGTACCAAGTCATGATCTTCCAGATACGGGAACGCTTGTTTCTGCAATGTTAGACTTGGGAACAATGGTTATTAATAGCGATACGGATACTGAAGCAACTATGAAAC GTCATAATACAGGGTCAGTTGAATCCGGTAAAAAGTATCGGCCATTATTTTTAGATCATTTTGATAAAAAAGAAGCACCTGAAATAGGAAAG GGTAATGGACAAATTCTTGGAGCACATAATCCAGATAATGAAAGTAAACTAGAATTACGAAGTCCTTCAGAATCTCAAAGGTTTCAAAGTCACCTACAACTACAGCTTAACCAGATTTCCCATCCCGTGCAAGAACAACCGCATAATAACATATCTAAGTTTCAAAATGTCTTCACGGAACGTGATTTCGATTTC aTAAACAACCATCTCCTGCAGCTGAAGTTTCTCTCATACGAGGAACTACAGCAACGAATGGCTAATTTGGACGCAGAAATGGAGCGGGAAATTGACGAGTTAAGAAGAAGGTATCAAACGAAGAGACAGCCGATCCTTGATGCTATGGATACCAAACGGAAACGTCAACAAAACTTCTAA
- the hpo gene encoding serine/threonine-protein kinase hippo isoform X2 — translation MIRSTFFLLDGTIALELKKLSEESLTRQPEEVFDIICKLGEGSYGSVYKALHKESGQVLAIKQVPVDTDLQEIIKEISIMQQCDSPYVVKYYGSYFKNTDLWIVMEYCGAGSVSDIMRLRKKTLQEDEIATILSDTLKGLEYLHLRRKIHRDIKAGNILLNNEGHAKLADFGVAGQLTDTMAKRNTVIGTPFWMAPEVIQEIGYDCVADIWSLGITALEMAEGKPPYGDIHPMRAIFMIPTKPPPSFREPDQWSPEFIDFVSGCLVKNPEERSTATELLNHEFIGNAKQPSILSQMIAEAHEIREKQSAHRAHVINNVAIKNQNQTEDSDEEDCSGTMKPLPEDTGTLVPSHDLPDTGTLVSAMLDLGTMVINSDTDTEATMKRHNTGSVESGKKYRPLFLDHFDKKEAPEIGKGNGQILGAHNPDNESKLELRSPSESQRFQSHLQLQLNQISHPVQEQPHNNISKFQNVFTERDFDFLKFLSYEELQQRMANLDAEMEREIDELRRRYQTKRQPILDAMDTKRKRQQNF, via the exons ATGATTCGTAGCACGTTTTTCTTATTGGATGGAACAATTGCACT TGAATTAAAAAAGTTGTCAGAGGAAAGCTTAACAAGACAACCAGAAGAAGTATTTGACATAATATGCAAGTTAGGAGAGGG ATCCTATGGATCGGTTTACAAAGCATTGCATAAAGAAAGTGGACAGGTACTTGCCATCAAACAAGTACCTGTCGATACGGACTTgcaagaaattataaaagaaatttctatCATGCAACAGTGTGATTCCCCATATGTGGTTAAATATTATGGAAGCTACTTTAAGAACACTGATTTATGG ATTGTAATGGAATATTGTGGAGCTGGATCTGTTAGCGATATTATGAGGTTACGGAAGAAAACTTTGCAAGAAGATGAAATAGCAACAATTCTCAGTGATACCTTGAAGGGTTTAGAGTATCTTCATTTAAGAAGAAAGATACATAGAGATATTAAAGCAGGAAATATCTTGCTTAATAATGAAGGGCATGCAAAACTAGCGGATTTTGGTGTAGCTGGACAGTTAACT GATACAATGGCGAAACGTAATACAGTGATAGGGACTCCATTCTGGATGGCTCCAGaagttattcaagaaattggaTACGATTGTGTCGCAGACATATGGTCCCTTGGTATAACTGCATTAGAAATGGCAGAGGGAAAACCACCGTATGGTGATATACATCCAATGAGAGCAATATTTATGATTCCAACTAAACCTCCGCCTAGCTTTAGAGAACCAGACCAGTGGAGTCCTGAATTTATCGATTTTGTCAGTGGGTGCCTTGTTAAAAATCCAGAAGAAAGATCTACTGCTACTGAGCTTTTGAATCACGAATTTATAG GTAATGCCAAACAGCCCAGTATTCTAAGTCAGATGATTGCAGAAGCTCATGAAATACGAGAAAAGCAAAGCGCACATCGTGCTCACGTTATTAATAATGTTGCAATAAAGAACCAAAATCAGACTGAAGACTCG GATGAAGAAGACTGTAGCGGGACAATGAAACCTTTACCAGAGGATACAGGAACTTTAGTACCAAGTCATGATCTTCCAGATACGGGAACGCTTGTTTCTGCAATGTTAGACTTGGGAACAATGGTTATTAATAGCGATACGGATACTGAAGCAACTATGAAAC GTCATAATACAGGGTCAGTTGAATCCGGTAAAAAGTATCGGCCATTATTTTTAGATCATTTTGATAAAAAAGAAGCACCTGAAATAGGAAAG GGTAATGGACAAATTCTTGGAGCACATAATCCAGATAATGAAAGTAAACTAGAATTACGAAGTCCTTCAGAATCTCAAAGGTTTCAAAGTCACCTACAACTACAGCTTAACCAGATTTCCCATCCCGTGCAAGAACAACCGCATAATAACATATCTAAGTTTCAAAATGTCTTCACGGAACGTGATTTCGATTTC CTGAAGTTTCTCTCATACGAGGAACTACAGCAACGAATGGCTAATTTGGACGCAGAAATGGAGCGGGAAATTGACGAGTTAAGAAGAAGGTATCAAACGAAGAGACAGCCGATCCTTGATGCTATGGATACCAAACGGAAACGTCAACAAAACTTCTAA
- the hpo gene encoding serine/threonine-protein kinase hippo isoform X5, with protein MIRSTFFLLDGTIALELKKLSEESLTRQPEEVFDIICKLGEGSYGSVYKALHKESGQVLAIKQVPVDTDLQEIIKEISIMQQCDSPYVVKYYGSYFKNTDLWIVMEYCGAGSVSDIMRLRKKTLQEDEIATILSDTLKGLEYLHLRRKIHRDIKAGNILLNNEGHAKLADFGVAGQLTDTMAKRNTVIGTPFWMAPEVIQEIGYDCVADIWSLGITALEMAEGKPPYGDIHPMRAIFMIPTKPPPSFREPDQWSPEFIDFVSGCLVKNPEERSTATELLNHEFIGNAKQPSILSQMIAEAHEIREKQSAHRAHVINNVAIKNQNQTEDSDEEDCSGTMKPLPEDTGTLVPSHDLPDTGTLVSAMLDLGTMVINSDTDTEATMKRHNTGSVESGKKYRPLFLDHFDKKEAPEIGKGNGQILGAHNPDNESKLELRSPSESQRFQSHLQLQLNQISHPVQEQPHNNISKFQNVFTERDFDFKLEYR; from the exons ATGATTCGTAGCACGTTTTTCTTATTGGATGGAACAATTGCACT TGAATTAAAAAAGTTGTCAGAGGAAAGCTTAACAAGACAACCAGAAGAAGTATTTGACATAATATGCAAGTTAGGAGAGGG ATCCTATGGATCGGTTTACAAAGCATTGCATAAAGAAAGTGGACAGGTACTTGCCATCAAACAAGTACCTGTCGATACGGACTTgcaagaaattataaaagaaatttctatCATGCAACAGTGTGATTCCCCATATGTGGTTAAATATTATGGAAGCTACTTTAAGAACACTGATTTATGG ATTGTAATGGAATATTGTGGAGCTGGATCTGTTAGCGATATTATGAGGTTACGGAAGAAAACTTTGCAAGAAGATGAAATAGCAACAATTCTCAGTGATACCTTGAAGGGTTTAGAGTATCTTCATTTAAGAAGAAAGATACATAGAGATATTAAAGCAGGAAATATCTTGCTTAATAATGAAGGGCATGCAAAACTAGCGGATTTTGGTGTAGCTGGACAGTTAACT GATACAATGGCGAAACGTAATACAGTGATAGGGACTCCATTCTGGATGGCTCCAGaagttattcaagaaattggaTACGATTGTGTCGCAGACATATGGTCCCTTGGTATAACTGCATTAGAAATGGCAGAGGGAAAACCACCGTATGGTGATATACATCCAATGAGAGCAATATTTATGATTCCAACTAAACCTCCGCCTAGCTTTAGAGAACCAGACCAGTGGAGTCCTGAATTTATCGATTTTGTCAGTGGGTGCCTTGTTAAAAATCCAGAAGAAAGATCTACTGCTACTGAGCTTTTGAATCACGAATTTATAG GTAATGCCAAACAGCCCAGTATTCTAAGTCAGATGATTGCAGAAGCTCATGAAATACGAGAAAAGCAAAGCGCACATCGTGCTCACGTTATTAATAATGTTGCAATAAAGAACCAAAATCAGACTGAAGACTCG GATGAAGAAGACTGTAGCGGGACAATGAAACCTTTACCAGAGGATACAGGAACTTTAGTACCAAGTCATGATCTTCCAGATACGGGAACGCTTGTTTCTGCAATGTTAGACTTGGGAACAATGGTTATTAATAGCGATACGGATACTGAAGCAACTATGAAAC GTCATAATACAGGGTCAGTTGAATCCGGTAAAAAGTATCGGCCATTATTTTTAGATCATTTTGATAAAAAAGAAGCACCTGAAATAGGAAAG GGTAATGGACAAATTCTTGGAGCACATAATCCAGATAATGAAAGTAAACTAGAATTACGAAGTCCTTCAGAATCTCAAAGGTTTCAAAGTCACCTACAACTACAGCTTAACCAGATTTCCCATCCCGTGCAAGAACAACCGCATAATAACATATCTAAGTTTCAAAATGTCTTCACGGAACGTGATTTCGATTTC aaacttgaatatagaTAA
- the hpo gene encoding serine/threonine-protein kinase hippo isoform X4, giving the protein MIRSTFFLLDGTIALELKKLSEESLTRQPEEVFDIICKLGEGSYGSVYKALHKESGQVLAIKQVPVDTDLQEIIKEISIMQQCDSPYVVKYYGSYFKNTDLWIVMEYCGAGSVSDIMRLRKKTLQEDEIATILSDTLKGLEYLHLRRKIHRDIKAGNILLNNEGHAKLADFGVAGQLTDTMAKRNTVIGTPFWMAPEVIQEIGYDCVADIWSLGITALEMAEGKPPYGDIHPMRAIFMIPTKPPPSFREPDQWSPEFIDFVSGCLVKNPEERSTATELLNHEFIGNAKQPSILSQMIAEAHEIREKQSAHRAHVINNVAIKNQNQTEDSDEEDCSGTMKPLPEDTGTLVPSHDLPDTGTLVSAMLDLGTMVINSDTDTEATMKRHNTGSVESGKKYRPLFLDHFDKKEAPEIGKGNGQILGAHNPDNESKLELRSPSESQRFQSHLQLQLNQISHPVQEQPHNNISKFQNVFTERDFDFASYKRNLNIDKQPSPAAEVSLIRGTTATNG; this is encoded by the exons ATGATTCGTAGCACGTTTTTCTTATTGGATGGAACAATTGCACT TGAATTAAAAAAGTTGTCAGAGGAAAGCTTAACAAGACAACCAGAAGAAGTATTTGACATAATATGCAAGTTAGGAGAGGG ATCCTATGGATCGGTTTACAAAGCATTGCATAAAGAAAGTGGACAGGTACTTGCCATCAAACAAGTACCTGTCGATACGGACTTgcaagaaattataaaagaaatttctatCATGCAACAGTGTGATTCCCCATATGTGGTTAAATATTATGGAAGCTACTTTAAGAACACTGATTTATGG ATTGTAATGGAATATTGTGGAGCTGGATCTGTTAGCGATATTATGAGGTTACGGAAGAAAACTTTGCAAGAAGATGAAATAGCAACAATTCTCAGTGATACCTTGAAGGGTTTAGAGTATCTTCATTTAAGAAGAAAGATACATAGAGATATTAAAGCAGGAAATATCTTGCTTAATAATGAAGGGCATGCAAAACTAGCGGATTTTGGTGTAGCTGGACAGTTAACT GATACAATGGCGAAACGTAATACAGTGATAGGGACTCCATTCTGGATGGCTCCAGaagttattcaagaaattggaTACGATTGTGTCGCAGACATATGGTCCCTTGGTATAACTGCATTAGAAATGGCAGAGGGAAAACCACCGTATGGTGATATACATCCAATGAGAGCAATATTTATGATTCCAACTAAACCTCCGCCTAGCTTTAGAGAACCAGACCAGTGGAGTCCTGAATTTATCGATTTTGTCAGTGGGTGCCTTGTTAAAAATCCAGAAGAAAGATCTACTGCTACTGAGCTTTTGAATCACGAATTTATAG GTAATGCCAAACAGCCCAGTATTCTAAGTCAGATGATTGCAGAAGCTCATGAAATACGAGAAAAGCAAAGCGCACATCGTGCTCACGTTATTAATAATGTTGCAATAAAGAACCAAAATCAGACTGAAGACTCG GATGAAGAAGACTGTAGCGGGACAATGAAACCTTTACCAGAGGATACAGGAACTTTAGTACCAAGTCATGATCTTCCAGATACGGGAACGCTTGTTTCTGCAATGTTAGACTTGGGAACAATGGTTATTAATAGCGATACGGATACTGAAGCAACTATGAAAC GTCATAATACAGGGTCAGTTGAATCCGGTAAAAAGTATCGGCCATTATTTTTAGATCATTTTGATAAAAAAGAAGCACCTGAAATAGGAAAG GGTAATGGACAAATTCTTGGAGCACATAATCCAGATAATGAAAGTAAACTAGAATTACGAAGTCCTTCAGAATCTCAAAGGTTTCAAAGTCACCTACAACTACAGCTTAACCAGATTTCCCATCCCGTGCAAGAACAACCGCATAATAACATATCTAAGTTTCAAAATGTCTTCACGGAACGTGATTTCGATTTC GCATCATAtaaaagaaacttgaatatagaTAAACAACCATCTCCTGCAGCTGAAGTTTCTCTCATACGAGGAACTACAGCAACGAATGGCTAA
- the hpo gene encoding serine/threonine-protein kinase hippo isoform X1 codes for MIRSTFFLLDGTIALELKKLSEESLTRQPEEVFDIICKLGEGSYGSVYKALHKESGQVLAIKQVPVDTDLQEIIKEISIMQQCDSPYVVKYYGSYFKNTDLWIVMEYCGAGSVSDIMRLRKKTLQEDEIATILSDTLKGLEYLHLRRKIHRDIKAGNILLNNEGHAKLADFGVAGQLTDTMAKRNTVIGTPFWMAPEVIQEIGYDCVADIWSLGITALEMAEGKPPYGDIHPMRAIFMIPTKPPPSFREPDQWSPEFIDFVSGCLVKNPEERSTATELLNHEFIGNAKQPSILSQMIAEAHEIREKQSAHRAHVINNVAIKNQNQTEDSDEEDCSGTMKPLPEDTGTLVPSHDLPDTGTLVSAMLDLGTMVINSDTDTEATMKRHNTGSVESGKKYRPLFLDHFDKKEAPEIGKGNGQILGAHNPDNESKLELRSPSESQRFQSHLQLQLNQISHPVQEQPHNNISKFQNVFTERDFDFINNHLLQLKFLSYEELQQRMANLDAEMEREIDELRRRYQTKRQPILDAMDTKRKRQQNF; via the exons ATGATTCGTAGCACGTTTTTCTTATTGGATGGAACAATTGCACT TGAATTAAAAAAGTTGTCAGAGGAAAGCTTAACAAGACAACCAGAAGAAGTATTTGACATAATATGCAAGTTAGGAGAGGG ATCCTATGGATCGGTTTACAAAGCATTGCATAAAGAAAGTGGACAGGTACTTGCCATCAAACAAGTACCTGTCGATACGGACTTgcaagaaattataaaagaaatttctatCATGCAACAGTGTGATTCCCCATATGTGGTTAAATATTATGGAAGCTACTTTAAGAACACTGATTTATGG ATTGTAATGGAATATTGTGGAGCTGGATCTGTTAGCGATATTATGAGGTTACGGAAGAAAACTTTGCAAGAAGATGAAATAGCAACAATTCTCAGTGATACCTTGAAGGGTTTAGAGTATCTTCATTTAAGAAGAAAGATACATAGAGATATTAAAGCAGGAAATATCTTGCTTAATAATGAAGGGCATGCAAAACTAGCGGATTTTGGTGTAGCTGGACAGTTAACT GATACAATGGCGAAACGTAATACAGTGATAGGGACTCCATTCTGGATGGCTCCAGaagttattcaagaaattggaTACGATTGTGTCGCAGACATATGGTCCCTTGGTATAACTGCATTAGAAATGGCAGAGGGAAAACCACCGTATGGTGATATACATCCAATGAGAGCAATATTTATGATTCCAACTAAACCTCCGCCTAGCTTTAGAGAACCAGACCAGTGGAGTCCTGAATTTATCGATTTTGTCAGTGGGTGCCTTGTTAAAAATCCAGAAGAAAGATCTACTGCTACTGAGCTTTTGAATCACGAATTTATAG GTAATGCCAAACAGCCCAGTATTCTAAGTCAGATGATTGCAGAAGCTCATGAAATACGAGAAAAGCAAAGCGCACATCGTGCTCACGTTATTAATAATGTTGCAATAAAGAACCAAAATCAGACTGAAGACTCG GATGAAGAAGACTGTAGCGGGACAATGAAACCTTTACCAGAGGATACAGGAACTTTAGTACCAAGTCATGATCTTCCAGATACGGGAACGCTTGTTTCTGCAATGTTAGACTTGGGAACAATGGTTATTAATAGCGATACGGATACTGAAGCAACTATGAAAC GTCATAATACAGGGTCAGTTGAATCCGGTAAAAAGTATCGGCCATTATTTTTAGATCATTTTGATAAAAAAGAAGCACCTGAAATAGGAAAG GGTAATGGACAAATTCTTGGAGCACATAATCCAGATAATGAAAGTAAACTAGAATTACGAAGTCCTTCAGAATCTCAAAGGTTTCAAAGTCACCTACAACTACAGCTTAACCAGATTTCCCATCCCGTGCAAGAACAACCGCATAATAACATATCTAAGTTTCAAAATGTCTTCACGGAACGTGATTTCGATTTC aTAAACAACCATCTCCTGCAGCTGAAGTTTCTCTCATACGAGGAACTACAGCAACGAATGGCTAATTTGGACGCAGAAATGGAGCGGGAAATTGACGAGTTAAGAAGAAGGTATCAAACGAAGAGACAGCCGATCCTTGATGCTATGGATACCAAACGGAAACGTCAACAAAACTTCTAA
- the Snx17 gene encoding sorting nexin 17 — protein MHYLSKMHFSIPDTEEFIDTAGNTYVGYNIHINGLFHCTVRYKQLHNFHEQLTKDLDISLPSFPPKKFFPLTANQQEERRLSLEKYIQSIGQNEIINNSGMLNAFLLNAQQETIGALVNDESMDIFLMNGCKIIINVSAGDHSGIVLKKVYEHLKLPEQYYFYFALFIVAQDENNIVYLLRKLQNFESPFITNNHMHDIDSKVVLGKNYWDLAYDLELMNNAVAMNLLYIQAVAEFQRGWIIAKDELNNHLITLQNQGKKKEYLDVVRTLKYYGYIQFAPCFCDYPKSDSKVLVAIGRNELNLRILSDEETYREEVFKVSKMRCWRITTVQNGFERSDDTDDFSLELSFEYLIAKNQLQWITITSGQAILMSVCLQAMIDELLLKHAGGSRTQEVSGKSWTYTMRDGQTIVMGSSSGEQIEENRKGQCVKLSSKSEPIMKKLADRLSAVRIKRSVDVEGNTNNKIKKKYISECDMENNAFHMIGDDDL, from the exons atgcattatcTTTCAAAAATGCATTTTTCTATACCAGATACTGAAGAGTTTATTGATACAGCTGGTAATACGTATGTG ggatataatattcatataaatggATTATTTCATTGTACAGTCAGGTACaaacaattacataattttcatgAACAATTGACTAAAGATTTGGACATATCTTTACCATCATTCCCACCAAaaaaattttttcctttaaCGGCAAATCAGCAAGAGGAACGTCGTTTGTCTTTAGAAAAGTACATTCAGTCAATTGGACAGAATGAGATTATCAATAACTCAGGAATGTTAAATGCATTCTTATTAAATGCTCAACAAGAAACTATAGGTGCATTAGTCAATGATGAGAGTATGGATATTTTCCTAATGAATggatgtaaaattataataaatgtatctgCAGGTGATCATAGTGGAATTGTCTTGAAG AAAGTCTATGAACATCTTAAACTGCCAGAACAATATTATTTCTACTTTGCATTGTTTATTGTTGCTCAGGATGAAAACAATATTGTTTATT TATTACGCAAGTTACAGAATTTTGAATCtccatttattacaaataatcatATGCATGATATAGATAGTAAAGTTGTACTTGGGAAAAATTACTGGGATCTAGCATATGATCTTGAATTAATGAACAATGCAGTAGCTATGAACTTATTATATATTCAAGCTGTGGCAGAATTTCAAAGAGGATGGATTATAGCCAAAgatgaattaaataatcatttgatTACTTTACAAAATCagggaaagaaaaaggaa taTTTGGATGTAGTGCGTACTTTAAAGTATTATGGCTACATTCAGTTTGCCCCATGCTTTTGTGATTACCCTAAGTCAGATTCAAAAGTATTAGTTGCTATAGGTAGGAATGAATTAAATTTGCGAATATTATCAGATGAAGAAACATATAGAGAAGAAGTCTTTAAAGTTTCTAAAATGCGTTGTTGGCGAATAACTACTGTACAAAAT GGATTTGAGAGATCTGATGACACCGATGATTTTAGTTTGGAATTATCTTTTGAATACTTAATAGCTAAAAATCAATTACAATGGATTACCATTACTTCAGGACAAGCTATTTTAATGTCTGTATGTTTACAAGCTATGATTGATGAATTACTATTAAAACATGCTGGTGGAAGTCGTACTCAg GAAGTATCTGGAAAATCATGGACTTACACTATGAGAGATGGCCAAACTATTGTGATGGGATCGAGTTCCGGTGAACAgattgaagaaaatagaaag GGTCAATGCGTGAAACTGTCTTCTAAATCAGAACCAATTATGAAGAAGCTAGCTGACAGATTGTCAGCAGTAAGAATAAAAAGATCTGTGGATGTTGAAGGTAatacgaataataaaattaaaaagaaatatatatcagAGTGTGATATGGAAAACAATGCATTTCACATGATTGGTGATGACGACTTATAA